In Fusarium falciforme chromosome 9, complete sequence, the following are encoded in one genomic region:
- a CDS encoding 40S ribosomal protein S22, producing MHVSMDEPIQFELQSDHQRLERRYKVRTSVLSDALKSINNAEKQGKRQVILRPSSKAIVRFLELMQRHDYISEFEEVDGHRDGKIVVQINGRFVMVIPQLSDEPSIAEIFYFRLNKCGVISPRFSVALGDLEKWVVRLLPARQFGHIVLTTSAGIMDHDQARRKHVSGKILRYFY from the exons ATGCATGTTTCCATGGATGAGCCAATCCAGTTCGAACTCCAATCCGATCACCAGAGACTAGAGAGAAGATAC AAGGTCCGAACCAGTGTTCTGAGTGATGCCTTGAAGAGCATCAACAACGCCGAGAAGCAGGGCAAGCGCCAGGTCATTCTCCGCCCTTCATCCAAGGCCATCGTCAGATTCCTTGAGCTCATGCAGCGCCATGACTATATCTCGGAGTTTGAAGAGGTCGATGGCCACCGTGACGGCAAAATTGTCGTCCAAATCAATGGCCGGTTCGTAATGGTCATCCCCCAACTGTCTGATGAACCGTCAATCGCCGAGATCTTCTATTTTAGACTGAACAAGTGCGGCGTCATCAGTCCTCGTTTCAGCGTGGCTTTGGGTGACCTGGAGAAGTGGGTTGTTCGACTTCTGCCTGCCCGCCAGTTCGGCCATATCGTGCTCACCACTTCCGCGGGCATCATGGATCATGACCAGGCTCGTCGAAAGCATGTCTCGGGCAAGATCCTGCGCTACTTCTACTAG
- a CDS encoding Protein kinase domain-containing protein — protein MEHPSKPPRRPRHAAMRDDQERDDQGERARAERGVKPSQRSRSPREARESRHGSDARRDRPSTRPEPGSSRRRRHSRDRSRDRGSRPSPEPSRRAPDVEDLIPRYRAERERHRESEDKSRRRSRSRSRERTSRNSPSAAKRHRSRSPSLTSSSRKRSRRDRSPRARTRDYSPESTSRKYARHPSRERRKPSPRRHGRSPKSPTRTADRRRSRTRSPTRSEAGSRRADREPWARADKPQQRSHSRSPAPETRPSSSRRARLSPRDDHRASDSDRQSSKRQTHPRSPQASRERRSRETSPGRLHSSRSDINEDMTSRGNHRGGGYNPMYPQKSQYGNDPYSQSPQQGGSYHNSPSQSPYGASRGGWNGSQQYPPQYAHSTNYGPPNGPSSHYHANPSHSPPYAAPTGPMQQYPQGNYRGGYRGGGFRGGSFSSRGRGGFKNSPWSQGPPPRGHHDEPGNGRFGNSQTDVDDANHDMMDTETEPLQSSNDAQAVGEGRDGAEGDAATTPNRPPPSGPGSQSASSGGKFSFAFKPSSKPAVTAPKPEISQKLNAAPRREPPKDNRDREPPRSAPTEPASSRSRHDHRQPPEGPRVAPRMRKVKKIMKRPKPRPTLPADLADSDSVFFRKPGNESVVGSGTYGKVFKGLNVYTKNLVALKRIRMEGERDGFPVTAVREIKLLQSLRHVNIVALQEVMVEKNDCFMVFEYLSHDLTGLLNHPSFKLDAAQKKHLAKQMFEGLDYLHTRGVLHRDIKAANILVSNEGILKLADFGLARFYAKRHQLDYTNRVITIWYRSPELLLGETKYTAAVDVWSAACVMVEIFARHAIFTGDGTELSQLEKIYNILGTPTLQDWPNLVDMAWFELLRPTAKRKNVFGDKYRDKVTPAAFELLSAMFQYDPAKRPSASEVLQHPYFTKEEPQPRQAIELSNIEGDWHEFESKALRKENERRDREARKAAKDSANREKEKDKKRTNEGNDQREAKRLQVDKNGGNKPPHPAATSKA, from the exons ATGGAGCACCCATCCAAGCCTCCACGTCGACCTCGACATGCTGCCATGAGAGACGACCAGGAACGTGATGACCAAGGAGAACGGGCTCGAGCCGAGCGAGGAGTGAAGCCCTCACAAAGATCAAGATCTCCCCGTGAAGCCCGTGAATCTCGCCACGGTTCAGACGCCCGCCGCGATCGCCCTTCAACGAGACCTGAGCCTGGCTCCTcccgtcgccgccgccattCACGCGATCGCAGTCGTGATCGCGGTTCTCGCCCATCTCCCGAGCCCTCTCGCCGGGCCCCCGACGTCGAAGATCTCATCCCTCGTTACCGAGCCGAGAGGGAGCGCCACCGCGAGTCCGAGGACAAGTCACGTCGCCGGAGCCGCAGTCGGAGTCGTGAGCGAACCAGCCGCAATTCTCCATCAGCAGCCAAACGCCATCGAAGCCGAAGTCCATCTCTGACAAGCTCAAGCCGAAAGAGATCGAGGAGGGACAGAAGTCCACGGGCCAGGACAAGGGACTATAGCCCCGAGTCCACCTCGAGGAAATACGCCCGGCATCCCTCGCGTGAGCGACGGAAACCATCACCCCGTCGCCACGGACGGTCTCCGAAATCACCAACGCGGACGGCAGACAGGCGTCGATCACGCACTCGATCTCCAACCAGGTCCGAGGCTGGCTCCAGGCGCGCGGACCGTGAACCTTGGGCTCGAGCAGACAAACCCCAACAACGATCACACAGTCGCTCCCCCGCACCTGAAACCcggccttcttcatctcgtcgCGCCCGTCTATCGCCTCGCGACGACCACCGTGCTTCAGATTCTGATCGTCAGTCATCCAAGAGGCAGACACATCCACGGTCGCCTCAGGCGAGCCGAGAGCGCAGGTCTCGAGAAACGTCTCCCGGCAGACTTCATTCTTCAAGGTCGGATATTAACGAAGACATGACATCTCGAGGTAACCATAGGGGAGGGGGCTACAATCCCATGTACCCTCAGAAGTCGCAATATGGCAATGACCCCTATTCACAATCTCCCCAACAAGGAGGATCCTACCACAATTCGCCATCGCAGTCGCCATATGGAGCATCTCGTGGCGGATGGAACGGCTCACA ACAATATCCTCCTCAATACGCCCATAGCACCAACTATGGTCCGCCCAATGGCCCCTCAAGTCATTACCACGCAAATCCATCTCACTCACCCCCATATGCCGCTCCAACCGGTCCCATGCAGCAGTATCCTCAGGGAAATTACCGTGGTGGCTACCGAGGAGGTGGCTTCCGGGGTGGCTCCTTCTCCagtcgaggccgaggtggCTTCAAAAACTCGCCTTGGAGTCAAGGTCCTCCTCCACGAGGACACCACGACGAGCCAGGAAACGGTCGGTTCGGAAACTCTCAAACCGATGTTGACGATGCAAATCATGACATGATGGACACCGAAACTGAGCCTCTTCAATCATCCAATGATGCCCAGGCCGTGGGCGAAGGCAGAGATGGAGCGGAAGGAGATGCCGCCACGACTCCAAATCGACCACCGCCATCAGGTCCAGGCTCGCAATCAGCCTCGTCTGGCGGCAAGTTTAGCTTTGCGTTCAAGCCCTCGTCGAAGCCTGCCGTCACAGCACCGAAGCCCGAGATCTCGCAGAAGCTAAATGCTGCCCCGCGAAGAGAGCCTCCAAAGGACAACCGAGATCGAGAACCTCCCCGAAGCGCTCCCACCGAACCAGCATCGTCTCGCTCAAGACATGATCACCGTCAGCCCCCAGAAGGACCCAGGGTGGCACCAAGGAtgcgcaaggtcaagaagatcatgAAGCGGCCGAAGCCAAGACCGACTCTCCCGGCCGACCTAGCGGACTCAGATTCAGTCTTCTTCAGGAAGCCTGGAAACGAGTCTGTTGTCGGATCTGGCACCTACGGCAAGGTGTTCAAGGGCCTCAACGTCTATACGAAAAACCTTGTTGCCCTCAAACGCATCCGCATGGAGGGTGAGCGCGATGGTTTTCCTGTCACAGCCGTTCGAGAAATCAAGCTTCTACAGTCGCTCAGGCATGTCAATATTGTCGCCCTTCAAGAGGTCATGGTGGAGAAGAACGATTGTTTCATGGTTTTTGAATATCTGTCGCATGATCTCACAGGTCTCCTGAACCACCCCTCGTTCAAGCTGGATGCAGCTCAGAAGAAGCATCTCGCCAAACAGATGTTTGAGGGCTTGGATTACCTCCACACCAGAGGAGTTCTGCACCGAGACATCAAAGCAGCCAACATCTTGGTGAGCAATGAAGGCATTCTTAAGCTTGCCGATTTTGGTCTTGCCCGTTTCTATGCCAAGCGTCATCAGCTGGACTACACGAATCGTGTCATTACTATTTGGTATCGATCACCAGAATTATTACTTGGAGAAACAAAGTACACAGCCGCTGTCGATGTTTGGAGCGCGGCATGTGTCATGGTGGAGATATTTGCTCGACACGCCATCTTTACTGGAGACGGAACCGAGCTCAGCCAGTTGGAGAAGATATACAATATCTTGGGTACGCCGACTCTTCAGGACTGGCCCAACCTCGTCGACATGGCTTGGTTTGAACTCTTGCGCCCAACAGCGAAGCGGAAGAATGTCTTTGGCGATAAGTACCGGGACAAGGTGACGCCGGCTGCGTTCGAGCTACTCTCGGCCATGTTCCAATACGATCCTGCCAAACGCCCCAGTGCTTCCGAAGTGCTTCAGCATCCTTACTTCACCAAAGAAGAACCACAACCACGACAGGCTATTGA GCTCTCCAATATTGAAGGGGATTGGCACGAGTTTGAGTCCAAGGCTCTTCGCAAAGAAAACGAACGCCGAGATCGAGAGGCCCGGAAAGCCGCCAAAGACAGCGCAAACCGGGAGAAagaaaaggacaagaagcgTACCAACGAGGGCAACGATCAACGGGAAGCGAAGCGCCTCCAGGTGGATAAGAATGGCGGAAACAAGCCGCCTCACCCAGCAGCCACCAGCAAGGCATAG
- a CDS encoding AB hydrolase-1 domain-containing protein, whose protein sequence is MEWLGFADIEFTHAPSPRTVREKDGNVTDLLSICEKTTPPCHLNPLLFNGHLQTMWTATKPAGPKVWYKRKIFEADHKIYRGTFAVDFVVEPFEEEDPTLCRRTVYYTNEELENIGSDDTKPMLVVMHGLSGGSHEIYLREAIAPLIGEGGWEACVVNSRGCARSKITSGVLYNARATWDIRQTVKWLTEKFPNRPLFGIGFSLGANMLTNYCGEEGSNCVLKGAIACSNPFNLEVSSKILQNSYMGKEVYLRVMGSSLKELARRHREALEQHSKVDVEAVLDITYLNEFDRLIQCPIWGYPTEYAYYRDASSTDAILSIKIPFLAINSVDDPIAVKEAIPFEEFQQNPNTVLLTTTLGGHLCWFEIGGGRWFPKPVANFLNHLAFKCDLDSLKPEEASKTDLTQGHGYSPMRRKMLIVED, encoded by the exons ATGGAGTGGCTCGGCTTTGCAGACATTGAATTCACCCATGCGCCGTCACCACGGACGGTGCGAGAAAAAGATGGCAACGTGACGGATCTGCTTTCCATTTGCGAAAAGACGACACCACCATGCCACCTGAACCCGCTACTTTTCAATGGCCATCTGCAGACCATGTGGACGGCCACCAAGCCTGCCGGACCCAAGGTCTGGTACAAGCGCAAGATCTTTGAAGCCGACCACAAGATCTACCGGGGCACCTTTGCCGTGGATTTTGTTGTTGAGCctttcgaggaggaggaccctACATTGTGTCGACGGACTGTCTATTACACTAACGAAGAGCTGGAGAATATTGGATCCGACGACACCAAGCCAATGCTTGTTGTGATGCATGGCCTCTCTGGTGGCTCTCACGAGATTTACCTGAGAGAAGCGATTGCGCCCTTGATTGGTGAGGGTGGTTGGGAAGCATGCGTTGTCAACTCGCGAGGATGCGCACGAAGCAAAATCACCAGCGGTGTCTTGTACAACGCAAGAGCAACGTGGGATATCCGCCAG ACGGTGAAATGGTTGACGGAAAAGTTTCCCAACCGTCCGTTGTTCGGCATTGGCTTTTCGCTGGGGGCTAATATGCTCACAAAC TACTGTGGCGAGGAGGGCTCGAATTGCGTTCTCAAAGGAGCCATTGCGTGCTCTAACCCCTTCAACCTCGAGGTCTCGAGCAAAATTCTCCAGAACAGCTATATGGGCAAGGAGGTTTATCTGCGAGTGATGGGAT CGTCTTTGAAGGAGCTTGCACGAAGACATCGGGAAGCACTGGAACAACATAGCAAGGTCGATGTTGAGGCTGTCCTGGACATCACCTACTTGAACGAGTTCGATCGCTTGATCCA GTGCCCTATCTGGGGATATCCTACCGAATATGCATACTACCGAGATGCTTCATCGACTGATGCCATTCTATCCATCAAGATCCCTTTCCTGGCTATCAACTCTGTTGACGATCCC ATTGCCGTCAAGGAAGCCATTCCGTTTGAAGAGTTCCAGCAGAACCCCAATACTGTTCTTCTTACAACAACGCTCGGTGGACATCTCTGCTGGTTCGAGATAGGTGGCGGTCGATGGTTCCCCAAGCCG GTCGCAAACTTCTTGAACCACTTGGCTTTCAAGTGTGATCTTGACAGCCTGAAGCCCGAGGAAGCATCAAAGACCGACTTGACACAGGGACATGGCTATAGCCCAATGCGCCGTAAGATGTTGATTGTGGAAGATTAG
- a CDS encoding Utp13 domain-containing protein → MANKQPLKTTFDVDHVIRPIFTGGSVALDNGARILATVLGEDAILTDPTNGKHLAQIEGDGELISTLTLTPSGSHLIICSRSLSMRIYALKRSEDDGSIEATLTRTVKAHGTPVVVLAVDRTSTLLATGGTDGSVKVWDIAAGYVTHTFRGSSVLVSALHFFEVAARSNEAARKGKKSKRQEDSDEEENASTTNFRLACGNQDGKVRVWDLHKRSCVANLESHVSDVQGLDYSPEQHALVTAGRDKTLTWWDAKSWKIRKVVPCLELVEAAGFIDDGQLTYSAGANGCLRIWDTDTGKELTPQQAAKSEEEGIASGIYRPGLPFILLVQVDHTLALYRPPKKAEASSLSAPEPFRRISGTHDDIIDLGYLLPDRSLVALATNSEDVRLVSVSETETQGGESAWDSDSSPYFGQDVALLKGHDEIVISLDIDWSGHWIATGAKDNTAKLWRIDHANNSYTCWATFSGHAESLGAVALPKGIPAESSAARSDPLNNPPPFLITGSQDQTVKKWEIPRTAQQKGHKTGSRAVFTRKAHDKDINAINVHHSSQLFASASQDKTVKIWSVAEGEVQGILRGHKRGVWSVQFSPAQMPAIQGEDGPVTGKGVVLTGSGDKTIKLWNLANYTCIRTFEGHSNSVLKVAWLNMPSTQDQSKRRVQFTSAGGDGLVKVWDANSGEAECTLDNHEDRVWAVAVHPENNTIVSGSGDSTVTFWKDTSSETQAAASQAALKMIEQEQELENHIHAGSFREAITLALQLNHPGRLLSLFTSVMTTSNPDKGSLSGLKAVDEVLGSLSDEQIFLLLLRLRDWNTNARTAPVAQRILLTLIRSYPASKFSNLSVKGAQGQKSLKDVLHAIRVYTERHYKRTEELVDESYLVEYTLQEMDDLAPALDEDVVMAG, encoded by the exons ATGGCAAATAAGCAGCCGTTGAAGACGACGTTTGACGTTGATCATGTCATTCGACCCATCTTTACTGGAGGCTCTGTAGCTCTTGACAATGGCGCCCGCATTCTCGCGACAGTTCTTGGGGAGGATGCGATTCTCACTGATCCGACCAACGGCAAGCACCTTGCGCAAATCGAGGGT GACGGAGAGCTCATTTCTACCTTGACCT TGACACCCTCCGGctctcatctcatcatctgCTCGCGCTCCCTATCCATGAGGATTTATGCCCTGAAGCGGTCTGAGGATGATGGATCTATCGAAGCTACTCTCACCCGCACAGTCAAGGCCCACGGCACGCCCGTCGTCGTTCTTGCTGTTGACCGAACCAGCACCTTGCTTGCGACTGGAGGAACAGATGGATCAGTAAAGGTGTGGGATATAGCCGCAGGCTACGTCACTCATACTTTCCGTGGATCTTCTGTTTTGGTCTCTGCGCTTCACTTCTTCGAGGTCGCCGCACGCTCCAATGAGGCTGCTCGCAAGGGGAAGAAATCAAAGCGTCAGGAAGAttctgacgaggaggagaacgcCAGCACAACCAACTTCAGACTTGCCTGTGGTAACCAAGATGGCAAGGTCAGAGTATGGGACTTGCACAAGCGCAGCTGTGTCGCCAACCTCGAGTCTCACGTTTCCGACGTTCAGGGACTCGACTACTCACCAGAGCAGCACGCCCTGGTTACGGCAGGCAGAGACAAGACCCTGACTTGGTGGGATGCCAAGTCTTGGAAGATTCGCAAGGTGGTGCCCTGTCTGGAACTTGTCGAGGCGGCTGGCTTCATCGATGATGGACAACTCACTTACTCGGCTGGTGCAAATGGCTGCCTTCGCATCTGGGACACGGATACAGGCAAAGAGCTCACCCCACAGCAGGCTGCCAAGAGTGAAGAGGAAGGCATCGCGTCTGGCATCTACCGCCCTGGTCTCCCCTTCATCCTCCTTGTCCAGGTCGACCATACTCTGGCTCTGTACCGACCCCCTAAGAAGGCAGAGGCATCATCACTCTCGGCACCGGAGCCCTTCCGAAGGATATCCGGAACACACGACGACATTATCGACTTGGGTTACCTTCTCCCAGACCGTTCACTCGTTGCCCTAGCCACAAACTCGGAGGATGTCAGGCTTGTGTCTGTTTCTGAGACAGAGACTCAGGGTGGCGAATCTGCGTGGGACTCTGACTCTTCCCCTTACTTTGGGCAAGATGTTGCTCTCCTCAAGGGTCATGATGAAATCGTTATTTCTCTCGATATTGACTGGTCAGGCCACTGGATTGCCACAGGTGCCAAGGATAACACAGCCAAGCTCTGGCGTATTGATCATGCCAACAACTCTTACACCTGCTGGGCAACATTCTCGGGTCATGCTGAATCTCTGGGTGCTGTCGCTCTCCCCAAGGGCATTCCTGCCGAGTCATCTGCCGCGCGCTCTGATCCCCTGAACAACCCTCCCCCTTTCCTTATTACGGGTTCTCAAGATCAGACCGTCAAGAAGTGGGAAATTCCTCGAACAGCCCAGCAAAAGGGCCACAAGACCGGTTCCCGTGCAGTTTTCACTCGAAAGGCACACGACAAGGACATCAACGCAATCAACGTTCACCACTCGAGCCAGCTTTTTGCATCCGCGTCGCAGGATAAGACGGTCAAGATCTGGTCTGTGGCGGAGGGTGAAGTTCAGGGCATCCTGCGCGGTCACAAGCGAGGTGTCTGGTCGGTTCAGTTTTCTCCCGCACAAATGCCAGCTATCCAGGGCGAAGATGGCCCTGTCACCGGAAAGGGCGTCGTCCTCACCGGCAGTGGTGACAAGACTATCAAGCTCTGGAATCTCGCCAACTATACCTGCATCAGAACCTTCGAGGGCCATTCCAACAGTGTCCTGAAGGTTGCGTGGTTGAACATGCCTTCTACACAGGATCAGTCCAAGAGGCGAGTCCAGTTCACCAgtgctggtggtgatggtctcgTCAAGGTTTGGGATGCCAACTCGGGCGAGGCAGAGTGCACACTCGATAACCATGAGGACCGCGTTTGGGCTGTGGCTGTCCACCCAGAGAACAACACTATTGTTTCTGGCAGTGGTGACTCGACAGTGACCTTCTGGAAGGACACTTCGTCCGAGACTCAAGCGGCAGCATCACAGGCTGCGTTGAAGATGAttgagcaggagcaggagctggAGAACCATATCCACGCTGGTTCTTTCCGGGAAGCCATCACTCTCGCACTCCAGCTCAACCACCCAGGCCGTCTCCTGAGCCTGTTCACTTCAGTCATGACAACAAGCAACCCTGACAAGGGCAGTCTGAGCGGTTTGAAAGCTGTGGATGAGGTGCTGGGCAGCCTGTCAGACGAACAAATCTTCCTCCTTCTACTGAGACTGCGAGACTGGAACACGAACGCTCGAACAGCGCCAGTAGCCCAGAGAATCTTGTTGACTCTCATCCGCAGCTATCCTGCGTCCAAATTTTCGAATCTTTCAGTCAAGGGGGCCCAGGGGCAGAAGAGTTTGAAGGATGTTTTGCACGCCATTCGTGTCTACACAGAGAGGCATTACAAGCGCACTGAGGAGCTGGTTGATGAGAGTTATCTGGTGGAATATACCCTGCAGGAGATGGATGATCTTGCACCTGCTTTGGACGAGGATGTTGTCATGGCTGGTTAG